A single window of Pyxicephalus adspersus chromosome 10, UCB_Pads_2.0, whole genome shotgun sequence DNA harbors:
- the LOC140339017 gene encoding uncharacterized protein produces MMKDHQTLTSPDGSRNTPERCPRPLYSWDSTLEDQEISREDQIEDLNIIETKVENTYMTDDELCKGEEEIPMEISTEPRDTLGETEAKEERRRIKEEEIPIKIGIDGSTNRHTPERYFWEMSQENHGIPRDNQDENQEEYKTKDNVEMLVISNDLCKEEEVFSEISTDGRPSWRICGRQPIVSQNNGMQNAHTTAANYINLNGCPVIQRAELSIHGGKFPGPSNTIDLNTDYSETGDKEEKRYSCFDCGKTFSKRSILSKHLVTHSGEKPFSCSECGKSYTQRSTLAIHQRNHSGERPYSCSECGDRFSQRACLVSHLKVHTGEKPFLCTECGKSFSRKSSLVRHIKFHKGEKPHSCLECGKCFSQRAKLSVHQITHTGVKPYSCSECGKWFSTRVRLMSHQMIHTGEKPYSCSVCGKSFAERSNLISHQKIHSGVKPFSCSECGGRFARKSSLFRHIKTHTGEKPFLCTECGRSFSQKAKLIIHQRTHTGEKPFSCSECGRCFTGKAYLVRHQTTHKEKPKSHELALKGHELLTG; encoded by the exons ATGATGAAGGACCatcagaccctcacatcaccgg atggatccagaaataccccggagagatgtccccgtcctctgtattcctggGATTCCACACTGGAGGATCAGGAGATATCTCGGGAAGATCAG attgaaGATTTGAATATAATTGAAACAAAAGTAGAGAACACATACATGACAGATGATGAACTGTGTAAGGGGGAAGAGGAAATCCCTATGGAGATCAGTACAG AACCCAGAGATACACTGGGAGAAACCGAAGctaaggaagaaagaagaaggattAAAGAGGAGGAAATACCTATAAAGATCGGAATTG ATGGATCTACTAACAGACATACCCCAGAGAGATATTTCTGGGAGATGTCCCAGGAAAATCATGGGATCCCCCGGGATAATCAG GATGAAAACCAGGAGGAATACAAAACCAAAGACAACGTGGAGATGCTTGTAATCAGTAATGACCTGTGTAAGGAGGAGGAAGTTTTTTCAGAAATCAGCACAg ATGGACGACCCAGCTGGCGTATTTGTGGGAGACAACCAATAGTCTCTCAAAATAATGGTATGCAAAATGCACACACTACAGCAGCAAATTACATCAACCTAAATGGCTGTCCTGTGATTCAGAGAGCTGAACTCTCTATACATGGGGGAAAGTTTCCTGGTCCTTCTAATACTATCGACCTCAACACAGATTATTCTGAGACAGGTGACAAAGAGGAGAAGCGTTATTCATGTTTTGATTGTGGGAAAACTTTTAGCAAAAGGTCAATTCTCTCTAAACATCTGGTGACACACTcaggagagaagccattttcctGTTCAGAATGCGGGAAATCTTATACCCAAAGATCGACCCTTGCTATACATCAGAGAAATCACTCAGGAGAAAGGCCGTATTCCTGTTCAGAATGTGGTGATCGTTTTTCCCAAAGAGCATGTCTTGTCTCGCATCTAAAGGTTCAtacaggagagaagccattttTATGTACAGAGTGTGGCAAGAGTTTCTCTCGAAAATCTTCTCTTGTCAGGCATATAAAGTTTCATAAGGGGGAGAAGCCACATTCGTGTCtggaatgtgggaaatgtttttctcaGCGTGCCAAACTTAGTGTACACCAGATAACTCACACGGGGgtgaagccatattcatgttccgaatgtgggaaatggttttcCACTAGAGTACGTCTTATGTCACACCAGATGATCCACACAGGTGAAAAGCCCTATTCTTGTTCCgtgtgtgggaaaagttttgcaGAGAGATCAAACCTCATATCGCATCAGAAAATCCATTCAGGCGTGAAACCGTTTTCTTGCTCAGAGTGTGGCGGCAGGTTTGCCCGAAAATCTTCTCTGTTCAGACACATAaagactcacacaggggagaagccgtTTTTGTGTACAGAATGTGGGAGAAGTTTTTCTCAGAAAGCCAAACTTATTATACACCAAAGAACTCACACTGGGGAGAAGCCGTTTTCATGTTCGGAATGCGGGAGATGTTTTACTGGAAAAGCCTATCTTGTGAGGCACCAGACGACTCACAAGGAGAAGCCAAAATCTCATGAACTGGCTCTTAAAGGCCACGAACTGCTCACAGGATAA